Sequence from the Peromyscus eremicus chromosome 4, PerEre_H2_v1, whole genome shotgun sequence genome:
GTCCCAAGGCCTGAGAGGAGGAAACTCTAGTAGTGCCCCAGGAGCCCTAGACTCCCCCCACCctaccgcccccacccccaccccatccccgcgCAAGCCccagagccagaggaagaggCCGATTGCGTCCCTGAGAGCCGCCCAATTGGTCGCCATAACTCACACAATAAAGTCTCAGCGAGGTGGTCAGCCTTGCCCTGCGGCGGCGCCTGTGTGGTCTCCTTGCCAGAGCTGGGGGCCTAACCAATTCCAGCTTGGCTCAGGGACCCTGGGTCCTGCTGCAGGCTAGCGCCGGCGTCCATCCCACAGTCTCTTGGGGGAGAAAAGCCTTAGTCCCTCTGGGCTACCCAGAAGGGCCTGCCTCGGGGGCTAAGCACACTACTGCACCCAAGGAGCAGCTACGCTTCCTGCTTCCCTGTTTGCCCAGCCCGTGAACCCGCAGCCGCCCCGCGTGCCTGGAGTCACCGACACAAGGAGCGCAGCTAGCTGGTTGTCTGGGACGTCCCAGGACTTCTGGCTTATAAGGAGTAGTCAGTCACAAGGAGAATccaggaaataaaaggaatgtATCTTTTGCACAAGACTGGCTCCTGGAACTGCTGAATTACCTGAGGGGCCTGGATAACAACACCAAGAgcatacttcctgggaacaaacacccGGGATGGGGTGAGGAGTCCTTAGGTGTCACGCTTGAGCAGTCTGTGATGCTTTCTCCATTGTGTATCAACCTCTTGTATTGTCTGTGGCCTGGGACTCCAGGTTCATGCAGGGAATGGGTCCTTGCTGCCAAGTGCCTTGGGCAGAGGCCTTTTGTGAGGTTCTTTCTACAGAAAGGATTGGTCTCAGAGTGGCATTGCTGAGATCCAGGGGCAGTCGGTGGCCCTACCAGACCCTTCTCCAGTCAAGCCCAGAGGTACCCTTACTGGAAAACGTATGAATTGCAACTTAAAGTTGATAGAAGCAAGTTCGGCCCAGGCAGCTGGCGGGAAATGAGCTGGCAAAACCAATCCAGGTCAGGAAAACTCCCAAGAGACACTTGGCAAAGGTACCCCCATCCCGATGTCACCGGCTTCTGAAACAGGCCTGGAAACTCTCAAGGGCTTCGCCTTCCCTCTACATGCTTTGGCTCTGCCGGCAGCCTAGTCCTCCGCCGTCCAACTTTGCGGGTGTTATCATAATACCCTGAAGGGGGGGTGGGGACGGGTCGGGGGATGTAGGCGGTGCTGAAATGACCGGCTTTGAAGAACCTGCAGGCAAAGTTTCGTCCAATCCTCTGAGCCGGTCCTCTTATTCCGGTTGTAACTAAATACTGTTGCGAGCACAGCCGAGGCCCTTTGTTGGAGATGTGTGAGCGCAGTCTCTACAGGGCTGGTTATGTGGGCTCGCTTCTGAATTTGCAGTCACCGGACTCTTTCTACTTTTCCAACCTGCGCCCCAATGGCAGCCAGTTGGCCGCGCTTCCCCCCATTTCGTACCCTCGCGGTGCGCTGCCCTGGGCGGCTACGCCTGCCTCGTGCACCCCTGCGCAGCCTGCCACCGCCTCTGCCTTTGGAGGCTTCACTCAGCCCTACTTGACCGGCTCCGGGCCTCTTGGCCTGCAGTCTCCAGGCGCCAAGGACGGACCCGAAGAACAGGTCAAGTTCTATGCGCCTGATGCTGCCACCGGATCTGAGGAACGCAGCCGAACCAGGCCGCCCTTCGCCCCCGAGTCTAGTCTGGCTCACTCGGCTCTCAAAGGCACGAAGTATGACTACGCGGGTGTGGGCCGAGCCGTTCCAGGCTCTGCAACCCTGCTCCAGGGGGCCCCCTGCGCCTCCGGCTTCAAGGAAGACACCAAAGGCCCGCTCAACTTGAACATGACAGTGCAAGTGGCCGGGGTGGCCTCTTGCCTGCGATCTTCGCTGCCCGACGGTAAACGGTGCCCATGCTCCCCAAGCCAGTCTGGGTAGGGACGGGAGGGTGCGGTGCCAGGGACAGTTGTACAGGGAGGAGAATCGCCAGCAGTGGTAAACCTCTTGGGGCGGGAAGTTGATCTGAGAGGGGCTGACACGGGTCGGGGATCTGTTTCAGGCCTGCCGTGGGGGGCGGCCCCGGGGAGGGCCCGCAAGAAGAGGAAACCGTACACAAAGCAGCAGATTGCGGAGCTGGAGAACGAATTCCTGATCAATGAATTCATCAACCGGCAGAAGCGTAAGGAATTGTCGAACAGGCTAAACCTCAGCGACCAGCAGGTCAAAATCTGGTTCCAGAACCGGCGCATGAAGAAGAAGCGTGTGGTGCAGCGCGAGCAAGCACTGGCGCTCTATTAGTTGCTCACGAGGGCGGCGGCAGTGCCAAGCCTGCCCTTTTGGACCTAGGCCTAGCCATGGAAGAGGTGCTGGGGCCCGGGATTTGCCTCCCGCTCCTCCGCTGGTCTTGGGTGTCCTCCGGCTCAGTCTGAAGCCCTGGAGCTAGGAGGCGATTTGGAGTTGAGGCCAGTGGGGCCCCTTCGCCTTCAGCTCTCTTTGAGACCCTCCTAAGAGGTGTTTGGGAATTGCAATCCAATAGTGTGGCTTTATGCATTCAGCGTGGGCTTGGGGTCACCTGCCCTTGTTGTCTGTGGTGTTTACATCCAGGGCTTACTAGTGAATCATTGTATTTGGGTTTTTCAGTTTCCAACctgttagttttcttttcctttctctgtccagctctTTGTGCATTTAACAGGAGCTAGCTAGAGCTCGGAGTAGAAGAGCGTGTAGAAAGGCTCTGAGACCCCATTGCAGTGGAAAGGGCTGAGGATAACTCCAGCGTCTTTGCAGCGGAGGCCTTTTGTGACAAAGCCAGGTTCTGCCctctgaaggaaggaaagggccTGATACCACGACAAACCTCATCTGCCCTGAAGGATTTGGGGGGTGGAGGATACCTTGGAATCTCAGCTCTACGAAGGCTTCCCTGCTGGGTAGAATATGCTGGAAGGTTTCCTTCTCAGAGATAGGAGAGAGAAACGGGGGTTCCAGAACAAATTACAATCTCCAGACAAGACTGGCAGACTTCCCCTAACCCAAGCTCATCTATCCTGAGCCAAGACCATGCACTCTGTAACTGGAGCCCTAGGACTGAACTGTGGTGAGGGGAGCTGCTGGCCTGTTGTGAGGGTTGGCTgcacagggaagaggagggagtgagggaggaggagATTCCCTCCGCATGCTGCAACTATGACTTTCTTCTGGAATGGATGGCAGTGTCCACATGTCTTTCTTGAATTACCTTAATGGGTCACcacaagaagagacagaaaaaaaagcctCCTTGTGAAGTCAGGGGGTGGGAGAAGAGACCTCAGGTTCTCAGCCTGTGCTTGCCGCTCTTGGAAGGCAGAAAGAATCAGAATTTCTGCTCCCACCCTCTCCACCACCCAACAATTTCATCAAAGCTCAGTCAGTCATTGTACCCTTTCTCTGAGACACTTGTGGCCAGCTCTTGTAAAGCTTTTAAGGCC
This genomic interval carries:
- the Hoxd12 gene encoding homeobox protein Hox-D12; its protein translation is MCERSLYRAGYVGSLLNLQSPDSFYFSNLRPNGSQLAALPPISYPRGALPWAATPASCTPAQPATASAFGGFTQPYLTGSGPLGLQSPGAKDGPEEQVKFYAPDAATGSEERSRTRPPFAPESSLAHSALKGTKYDYAGVGRAVPGSATLLQGAPCASGFKEDTKGPLNLNMTVQVAGVASCLRSSLPDGKRCPCSPSPGLPWGAAPGRARKKRKPYTKQQIAELENEFLINEFINRQKRKELSNRLNLSDQQVKIWFQNRRMKKKRVVQREQALALY